One window of Vicinamibacterales bacterium genomic DNA carries:
- a CDS encoding phospholipase D-like domain-containing protein, translating to MPASARVRRAKREDPRSGLTAARQLANQVFSRASGAHLREGNSVRLLKDAAENYPAWLAAIAAARQTIHFEMYIIHEDEQGRLFADALLRKAAEGVQVRLLYDWMGGFGAASRAFWNSLRAGGISVRCYNPPRLDQPLGWVSRDHRKVLVIDGTIAFVTGLCVGRMWAGDPAANRQPWRDTGVEVRGPAVSDIAEAFAEAWATCGEPLPDSGAPPAEAQPAAGDVAARVVATVPNTAGLFRVDQLVAAMARYTLWLTDAYYAGTTSYVQALRAAVADGVDVRLLVPGVSDVPVVSALSRAGYRPLIEAGVRVFEWNGPMLHAKTAVADERWARVGSTNLNLASWMGNRELDLIVENQPFARQMQEMFLHDLANATEVVLHARSRARAPSAPKGRRDLLTSGGGSRGRVAAGAMRIGSTVSAAITNRRVLDSIEANVPVIAGLGLAALAALAFAFPRGFAYPVAAIAAYVAAALLYRGVALYRERRRQGVPSPPPVRRQEETHAKEPTIP from the coding sequence AGGATCCCCGATCGGGCCTCACGGCGGCCCGCCAGCTGGCGAACCAGGTGTTCTCGCGAGCCTCGGGCGCGCACCTGCGCGAGGGCAACAGCGTGCGGCTGCTCAAGGACGCCGCCGAGAACTACCCGGCCTGGCTGGCGGCGATCGCCGCGGCGCGCCAGACGATCCACTTCGAGATGTACATCATTCACGAAGACGAGCAGGGCCGGCTGTTCGCGGACGCCTTGCTGCGGAAGGCCGCTGAAGGCGTCCAGGTCCGCCTGCTCTACGACTGGATGGGCGGCTTTGGCGCCGCCTCGAGGGCCTTCTGGAACAGCCTGCGCGCCGGCGGCATCAGCGTGCGCTGTTACAACCCACCACGGCTCGATCAGCCGCTCGGCTGGGTCAGCCGCGATCACCGCAAGGTTCTCGTCATCGACGGAACGATCGCGTTCGTGACCGGGCTGTGCGTGGGCCGGATGTGGGCGGGCGATCCCGCCGCGAACCGGCAGCCGTGGCGCGACACCGGCGTCGAGGTCCGCGGCCCGGCGGTCTCTGATATCGCCGAGGCGTTCGCCGAGGCCTGGGCCACCTGCGGCGAGCCGCTGCCCGACTCCGGGGCGCCGCCCGCCGAGGCCCAGCCGGCCGCCGGCGACGTCGCGGCGCGCGTCGTCGCCACCGTGCCGAATACGGCCGGCCTGTTCCGCGTGGACCAACTGGTGGCCGCGATGGCCCGCTACACCTTGTGGCTCACCGATGCTTACTATGCAGGTACCACTTCGTACGTGCAGGCCCTGCGCGCCGCGGTCGCGGACGGCGTGGACGTGCGCCTGCTGGTGCCGGGCGTCTCCGACGTGCCGGTTGTGAGCGCGTTGTCGAGGGCAGGCTATCGCCCGCTGATCGAGGCCGGCGTGCGGGTGTTCGAATGGAACGGGCCGATGCTGCACGCCAAGACCGCGGTGGCGGATGAGCGCTGGGCGCGGGTCGGCTCGACCAACCTCAACCTGGCGAGTTGGATGGGCAACCGCGAGCTGGATCTGATTGTCGAGAACCAGCCATTCGCGCGGCAGATGCAGGAGATGTTCCTCCACGACCTGGCCAACGCGACCGAGGTCGTCCTGCATGCGCGGAGCCGCGCCCGCGCTCCCAGCGCGCCGAAAGGGCGGCGGGATCTGCTGACCAGCGGCGGCGGCAGCCGCGGGCGCGTGGCGGCCGGGGCCATGCGCATCGGCAGCACCGTGTCGGCGGCGATCACCAACCGGCGGGTGCTGGATTCGATTGAAGCGAACGTCCCCGTGATCGCCGGGTTGGGCCTGGCGGCGCTGGCGGCGCTGGCATTCGCGTTCCCCCGAGGTTTTGCTTACCCGGTTGCGGCGATTGCCGCCTACGTGGCGGCGGCCCTGTTGTATCGGGGCGTTGCGCTGTATCGTGAACGACGGCGGCAAGGTGTCCCGTCACCGCCGCCAGTTCGCCGACAGGAAGAGACCCATGCCAAAGAGCCCACGATCCCCTGA